The DNA segment AATGACGAGCTGTTTCTTCTTGTGTGTAGGCTACATCACCTTCTGCAAAGCCTTCTACATATTTAAAGTTTACTGGCACTTCAAGTTTAAGTACATCTACACCATAACGAGGTTTAGAGAATTCTTTAATAGAAGCTTTCACTTTCGCTGGTTTTAATTTAGCATATTCTAAAGAACCAGAGTCAGTAACTTTTGCATCATAAGTGATTGGTTCTAAGAAAAATGGAATATCCACTGCACGACATTCCGCACCAATTCTTTCTAAAAAGGCATATTTGATTTCATTGATTTCAGCGGGTTCATCTGGATCATAATAAACAAGGATTTTAACTGCATCTCCGCCGTTTTCTTTAATACGAAGTGCAGATAAGTCTTCAATTAAATCAGGCAGTTTACCAGGTGTAGTGGCATCATAGCCTGTTTTTTCATAAGAAGTTAACAGTCCGCTACCTTCATGGCGAGCTTTGATTGCTGGAGTACCATATTCTAAATCAAGCAAAATCGCAGAAGCATAAGGTGTTAATTCTTCAGAAACAAGTTGTTTGAAATCCTCAACGTCCTTTTTGTTTTCTGTTCCTTTTGCTTGTTGAATCATTTTTTTAAGTGAACCACGTTGGTCAATTGCAAGTGCTGCAATAACACCTTTATCGTTGGAGAGTCTTTGTAAACCATCGAATTTACCTTTAGTTATTTGTACCATATTTATCTAGTCTCCTTTATAGCAATTTATTGATCGTTTAATCAATTTGTCCATAACTATTATACCACTTAAAACTTTTTTTGAAACATAGGTACATTTCCGCATTGATTTATGAAAGAGAATAAATTACGATATATGTGGAGTGTTAGACATCAAGCGGAATTCGGGATAATTCAGCTGATGTATTCTCTTTTGGGAAGGTCATTTACTAATTAGACTAAACCAGGAGTGATGAAATGAATCGACGCGAAAGACAAAAACACAAAAGACGTAAGAAACTAATTATCGTGTTGAGTACTTTACTTGTACTATTTATTACCACAAGTTGGATAATAGTCGAGTTCAAAAGTAAAGCAGAAGATACAGAGGCCGCACCAGAAGAACAAACACCTAAAGAAAGTACTACTGAAAAACCAACAAAACCACAGACGACTAATGAAAAGCCAACTCAAGCAATCATTAATAATTATGAAATCGATAATTATTTAAAGAAAATTGGTTTTAGTGGGTCCGTGCTAATTGTTCGTGAAGGAAAAACCATTTTACAAAAAGGCTATTTATATGCGAATCGTGAAACAAAAGCCCTAAATACGCCAGACACACTTTACTACATTGGTTCTTCTCAAAAAGCGATAATAGCAACTGCCATCTTACAATTAGAAGAAAAAGGTAAAATAAGTACAGAAGATCCAATTTCAAAATACTTACCTAATTTTCCTAATGGCAATCAAATTTTACTAAAAAACTTTTTAAATCATACTTCTGGAATTGTAGGTAAACCAAAAGTTTCTGGGACAGTTTCGCCAAAAGAATTAATTGAAGCTATTGAAAGTCAGGGGATTAAAAGATCACAGCCTGGGAAATGGAACTATTTAGATGCCAATTATATGGTTTTAGCTTATCTTGTTGAAATGATTAGTGGGGAATCTTTGTCTAACTATTTGCAAAAAAATATTTTTGAACCAGCACAAATGACGCATACTGGAACGTATCAAAAAGATATTGAAAATGGTACAAATGAATCCAAAGGCTATTTGATAAAGAAAGATGGTACATACAAAAATCCTAAATTAGCTGACTTATCTCAATTATATGGAGCAGGAGATATAAGTATGACTACCAAGGATATGTACTTATTCGATAAAGCGCTGATGGATAAAAAATTGATTTCAGAAGCTAGCTTAAAGAAAATGTTTACGCCAGGAAGTACATCTGGTTATGGCATGGGTTTTTATGTAGATCCTGGAAGTTATAATAGCCACGGGGTTCTAAGTGGTTGGAACGTGTCTAACAGCATGAGCCATACCGGTAAAACGTACGTTATTTTATTTTCTAATATCCAAAATAATATTCATTCCTTTGGGAAAGTAAATAATCATATTTACAAATTACTCAATAAGTAAAAATATGAAATACGGCAAACAAAGCCAATAGCAACGTTAGGCTATCCTAACGTTGCTATTGGCTTTGTTTTTTCGATATTCACTTCTATGTCATTTTTTCTCAAAAAATTAATGTTATCTTGTCCATGTCCACTAGCTTTCTTGGGGCGGTCTTTATGTATGTCATATTTAAAAATAGTTAACAATTTTCCAATCAATTGCTAGATAAATTCTAGTTTATATTAAAAATAATTATAATGCTAAAATTTTTTTCGCTATTTCTTCTTCATTATTTTTAAATAATAAATTTTCTCCAAACGAATCTATAAAAATTTTTCTTATCACTTTAGCTAATCCACTTATATCAATGTTAGGGTTTTCTTTGACAATACTAATTATTTTATTGATTTCTTGACTATATTCATCTTTTGGAGCTAAGGGAAACAAATCTACTGAATCCAAATCATTTATTATTTTTTCAACTTTTTTATACATAATAGCTCTCTACTTTCCATACAATTCTTCTATTATCTTTTTCATTACTTCGTCATAATCTTTTTACCCCATGTAGTAACTAATTTACCATCTTTGCTAACAATTGCAACACCATCTTTTTTATTTAGATCATATTATTGACATGTTTGCGTGGACAAACACTATTGGGAGATTGCCGATTTTCTTTATTGTATAAAATTATTAAACTAAAATTTTACTAACAACTTTATATTTATTTTTTAGTTTTTTTTCTAATTCTTTTTGAATCTCTGTAAACTCTCGAAGGAATTTCTCTTTCTCATTCTCATCGTTAAAGCCATTATACCGAAATTCAATTTCAGTATCTGTAAACAAATTATTATATTTATCTTGCAAATGTGTTAACTTTTCATCTAAATCTTTATCTTTTTTTAATTCATCGGGTAAATCATTTTCTTCCAAAAATCCCGCTTCGTCGTATACCCAAACAGGATAACATTTATAATCCAAAAATAATCTTACTTCACTCATTATTTTACACCCCTTTATTTAATTGAAACAGGATTGGCACCAACAATGAAACCATTCTTACCAACAGTTATTGCAACTCTATATTTTTTTCCATTGTAAATAACTTCATAAATAGGTCGTCCTTTACCTTCTTCATTAATAAAGGCCCAAAGTCTTTTTTTTGGCTTATATACATGTGTCCCTTTCACACTTCGTCAAGTTCCTTCTTTTTGCACACCAGTGTCAATTAATTTTTTTAATTATCTTTAATATAATCTTCCGCATCATCAATAAAAGATGTTAATTTCAAATCAGGATACTTTTTATCTAATTCCCTCAAACAAGATATAAACTTCTTACTTTGTAAATTTTCGGAAACATAGTCAAAAACAGAACTAATAAATAATACATCATCTTTAGAACAATTCATCAAGTACTTAATTGTTTCATCCTCATTCTTTGATAAAATATTTGTTAATTCTTCCCAGCTTCGTTCTAGTCCAAAATCATCATCTTGATTTATACTTCTTCTTTTTTTTAAGTTTTCTTGAATTTCATCTGAAATACTCATAAACTTTCCTCCTTCTAAATATACAAAATTAAGGCTGTTTAGTACCATCTGGAAAAATTGTACCAATCTTTCCATTTGTTTTTATTACTCCTACTCTCACTCTGTTAACCTCACCAAATATAATTTCTCCATCTTTTGCTTTTACAAATTCTGGAAGGCTTGCTACTTGCTGTCCAGCACTCTCAATATCTTTTGCTGTCCAGTTTTCTGGAAACCATGATTGACCAGTTCCAGTACGTTTAGAAGGTGTTTTATGCGAAGGTACATTACCAGCCCTAACACCATTTGGATATGTTTTTTCGATATTCACTTCTATGTCATTTTTTCTCAAAAAATCAATATTATCTTGTCCATGCCCCCCACCTTTCATTCTTGAAATTGCACCAGTCTTAGGATTTCTAGTAAAATCACCTAAATTAGCATGTTCTAAACTTTCTTTAGGGATTTCTATTTTCTCCTTAACTCCACTAGCTTTCTTGGGGCGGGGAAGTTTATCTTTTTTATGTACGAAATTTATTATCCTTTCTGTTGCTAAAAAGTTTTAAAGATATATTTCAAAAATGGTCAAAAATAATGAATTCATTATCTCTGACCATATAATGACAATACTAGCTCTTTAGATATCACTCTTAAAATTCTAAAATTATAATACTTCGTAGAATAATGTTGCGCCATGTTCAATCATACCTATAGCCTGTTTATCATCTGCAAATTCCATGTTATTCATTGCATTAAAATACTGACTTAAAAAATTCTCAAAAGCTGAATAATCTTCTCTTCTTACAAAAAGTTTAGGAGAAATATTATCTGTAATTTCTTTTGGTAGCTTATTTTCAAAAGGAAAACCTATGATTTCTGTATCATTTTTACTAATTTCTGTTGAAATTTCATAATAATGCAACTCATATTTTAACCCACTATTTACACAAATTAGAAAAGGAGTAATCAACAATTCTAAAACTGTTTGATTTTCTTTTGAAAATAAAACCAAATTTTTAATGTTTTCTTGTGATATATAAATACTGTCATTTTCACTAAAATTATTTGGTAAGATTTCTACTTTTTCAATGATTTCTTGTTCTTCCAACTTATTATTTTCCTCCTTTAGGTTTATAAGGATCGACTATTCCTGCATCGGGCACCCAGTTTTTATCAAACTTATCACTGATTTGAACAATTTCCTTTGTTTTGTCATCAATAATTACATATGAACCATCTTTGTCATAAAATACAGTGGCATCATTCCCAGTAGCTTTATTGACACTCTTTCTTGTTGTATGCGGATGGTCAACCACACTTTTTACTGATTCTTCACTCCAACCACGTTTTTTCATCTGATTATTTACTTTTTTTGTAGATTTAACAGAACTTCCAAATTTTATATCATCAGATTTTATATTACCTCCACTAGCTTTCTTAGCCTTCTTCCCAACTCCACTAGTATCTTTAAACACGCCAGCTTTGCTTAGTGCTTCGAGGTCTTTCTCGCTTAATGCTACACCTTTTAAGGCACGATTTCCAGCTTTTAATTCTTTAGCGATTTGCGCTAGTTTGGAGACGGGGAGGGCTGATAATGTTAGCCAACCAGCTGCTTCTGCACGATTTTCTTCCTCTCCACTCAGCCAGTCTTTCCCATTTACTAAACGGTAAATATCATTTACAAGAACAAATTCGCCACCTAGATGTAATAAAGTCTTTATGTCACTTTTTATGGCAGCCATTTGATAGGCACTGCTTAATTCGTCGTCCACTTGGCCATTGCGAAGGACTTGGTAAAAAGTGCCATACTGAGTTTTGGTTACTTTAATCTCAAATGTATCCAATTGTTCCTTTGACTTGGCGTATATTTCCCATTGTTGGTTGATTGGTTTTATCCAGTCCATATTTAAGCCCATCGTGCTAAATGTTCCAGTAGAAGCGTTGAAAGATTTTCCGCTGTTTACTTCTTTTAAACCACGTTCTACATTATCTATTAAGCCTTCAACTTCTATAAATAATTGTCCAGATACAGGGTCAAAAGACAGTAATTTTACTAATTGTTTTTGAACCTCTTGCTTAGAGTTTTGCAGCGTCTCTGAAAAATGCTTTAAAAGAGGGGAGAGAGGGGTAGCTTTTAAAGCATTTTCGATGTTTTCGATATTTTGGGCAAGAATTGTTAAGCGATTGATTTGATTACGCAATATTTCTTCTTGTAAAGAAATGCCATCTACCTCATTACGGTAAGATTTTGGAAAACTTTTCGCTGCTTTTTCGAGTGATTCACAAATTAAAATAATACCATTTGCAAGTGGGATAAAGGTGGTAGTAAGATAATTTTTTGCAGAATCATAAGTTTTTCCTTGTAAACTATCTTCAAGTGCAAATTGAGCAATGGCTGTTTTTACATCTTCCAGTCCTGTTATGTAGGTGCGGCATTGACTGCTAATAGCATCAACTTGTTGGTCAGCGCTATCTAGAAACATATCTATACTCACTTATTCTCCACCTTCTCCCAAGCTAGCTTTCGTTCAAGTAGAAGGTCGTCCTCTTGTTTTTCTAATTGGATACGTTCCTTTCGAATGCGGTATTTTTCAGTATCCATTTCTTCCATTAGTTGATTTTGAATTCTTTGAAGTTCTAGCTGTTGATTTTGCAAAGTAGGAGAGTGGGATCCGCTCGAAAAAGTTTCTTGCATTTCATAGTATAAATTATCTTTGTCTTGCAGAAGCATGTATACTTCTTGTTCTGATCGCAAAAAAGCGCGTTCCTTTGTTTCCATTTCTTCTAACTGATAACGATTTTGTAGTATTTTCCCATTTAATTCATCGATTAAATCCATGTATAAAGCCTCCTAGAAGTTGATTTTCTGAGATAAGGATTGATCCATTGCTTCAAATTCATTTGCCACTTGATGAATGGTTTCGATGGTTTTTTCCAGTGCTTGGCTATAACTGGATACAATATTTTGTGTTTGTTTAAAATTTGTTTGTGCTTCTTGATTTCCCCGTAAAGTCGTTCTATTGTCTGTTTGCCCGTTTTGTTTTTCTTTTAATTTCTGTGCAGCTCCCGATAAACGTGTCGCATTTTTTTGTGCAGTTGTTAAACTACTTTGAAACATTTAAATCCACCTCTTTTAATGTAAAGTTACTAGGATGTAAAAAGTGTTGCCAGCAGAAGCAACACAATTAAATTAGCATATTTCAAATTGAAAAGATGTAGATATTTTGTGAATTTTTCGAAAAAAACATGAGCAATAGAGGTGAAATATAAAAAAGTTATCCAAAGTTTTCCCAGATAGGAATACTTTGGATAACGGATGATAAATGGTTTATTTATTATTTACCGGTAATTTGTTTTACAGTATCTTCTAGTTGATAAAGTTGTGCAGCGGCACTGTAGTCGCTCCATTTAGTGTTATCAACTTTATATACTTGATTTTTCTTAACAGCTGGAATGTCTTTCCAAACGCCTTTAAGCATTTCGTTTACAGAATCTTCATTCCCATCAGCAGGCATTAAGATGAATAAACGATCGGCTCCAGCAGCGTATTCAGGAACTGCTTCACTCGAAATAGCTTTTGTTTCATGATTCGCTTTTCCTTTATCTGTAGGTGTAAAATCAGCTCCAGAGTATAATCCGTCGAATATTTTTGCATCATGGACATAGATTTCTTTACCATAGAACTGGATAACTGCTGCTTTTTCGTT comes from the Listeria welshimeri serovar 6b str. SLCC5334 genome and includes:
- a CDS encoding tagatose-bisphosphate aldolase, which encodes MVQITKGKFDGLQRLSNDKGVIAALAIDQRGSLKKMIQQAKGTENKKDVEDFKQLVSEELTPYASAILLDLEYGTPAIKARHEGSGLLTSYEKTGYDATTPGKLPDLIEDLSALRIKENGGDAVKILVYYDPDEPAEINEIKYAFLERIGAECRAVDIPFFLEPITYDAKVTDSGSLEYAKLKPAKVKASIKEFSKPRYGVDVLKLEVPVNFKYVEGFAEGDVAYTQEETARHFEECSDLSPLPFIYLSAGVTSEMFHKTIQFANQHNVQYSGVLCGRATWADGIEVYGKQGDDALREWLRTQGKENITSLDKLLDEGAVPWWTKYGSFEDVHVVEKQ
- a CDS encoding serine hydrolase domain-containing protein, with translation MNRRERQKHKRRKKLIIVLSTLLVLFITTSWIIVEFKSKAEDTEAAPEEQTPKESTTEKPTKPQTTNEKPTQAIINNYEIDNYLKKIGFSGSVLIVREGKTILQKGYLYANRETKALNTPDTLYYIGSSQKAIIATAILQLEEKGKISTEDPISKYLPNFPNGNQILLKNFLNHTSGIVGKPKVSGTVSPKELIEAIESQGIKRSQPGKWNYLDANYMVLAYLVEMISGESLSNYLQKNIFEPAQMTHTGTYQKDIENGTNESKGYLIKKDGTYKNPKLADLSQLYGAGDISMTTKDMYLFDKALMDKKLISEASLKKMFTPGSTSGYGMGFYVDPGSYNSHGVLSGWNVSNSMSHTGKTYVILFSNIQNNIHSFGKVNNHIYKLLNK
- a CDS encoding DUF1871 family protein; translation: MYKKVEKIINDLDSVDLFPLAPKDEYSQEINKIISIVKENPNIDISGLAKVIRKIFIDSFGENLLFKNNEEEIAKKILAL
- a CDS encoding EndoU domain-containing protein, encoding MINFVHKKDKLPRPKKASGVKEKIEIPKESLEHANLGDFTRNPKTGAISRMKGGGHGQDNIDFLRKNDIEVNIEKTYPNGVRAGNVPSHKTPSKRTGTGQSWFPENWTAKDIESAGQQVASLPEFVKAKDGEIIFGEVNRVRVGVIKTNGKIGTIFPDGTKQP
- a CDS encoding colicin E5-related ribonuclease; the protein is MSIDMFLDSADQQVDAISSQCRTYITGLEDVKTAIAQFALEDSLQGKTYDSAKNYLTTTFIPLANGIILICESLEKAAKSFPKSYRNEVDGISLQEEILRNQINRLTILAQNIENIENALKATPLSPLLKHFSETLQNSKQEVQKQLVKLLSFDPVSGQLFIEVEGLIDNVERGLKEVNSGKSFNASTGTFSTMGLNMDWIKPINQQWEIYAKSKEQLDTFEIKVTKTQYGTFYQVLRNGQVDDELSSAYQMAAIKSDIKTLLHLGGEFVLVNDIYRLVNGKDWLSGEEENRAEAAGWLTLSALPVSKLAQIAKELKAGNRALKGVALSEKDLEALSKAGVFKDTSGVGKKAKKASGGNIKSDDIKFGSSVKSTKKVNNQMKKRGWSEESVKSVVDHPHTTRKSVNKATGNDATVFYDKDGSYVIIDDKTKEIVQISDKFDKNWVPDAGIVDPYKPKGGK
- a CDS encoding DUF3958 family protein is translated as MDLIDELNGKILQNRYQLEEMETKERAFLRSEQEVYMLLQDKDNLYYEMQETFSSGSHSPTLQNQQLELQRIQNQLMEEMDTEKYRIRKERIQLEKQEDDLLLERKLAWEKVENK
- a CDS encoding TIGR04197 family type VII secretion effector, whose translation is MFQSSLTTAQKNATRLSGAAQKLKEKQNGQTDNRTTLRGNQEAQTNFKQTQNIVSSYSQALEKTIETIHQVANEFEAMDQSLSQKINF